One window of Paludibacter propionicigenes WB4 genomic DNA carries:
- a CDS encoding glycoside hydrolase family 3 C-terminal domain-containing protein, producing MKTHTILLIFALSLMRLQAVSQTTFPFQNTGLPDNERLDNLLSLMTLDEKVNALSTNLGVPRLGIRNTGHSEGLHGMALGGPGNWGGSERGVAKTYPTTIFPQAYGLGETWDTELIQKVADIEATEIRFYAQNANLQKGGMVMRAPNADLARDPRWGRTEESYGEDAFLGSRLTVAFVKGLQGNDPKYWKSASLMKHFLANSNEDGRDSTSSNFDERLFREYYSFPFYKGITEGGSRAFMASYNAWNGVPMTVNPILKKIARDEWGNNGIICTDGGALSLLVNAHHAFPTLTEGAAAVVKASVGQFLDNFRSYIYEALKKGLLTEKNIDNVIRGNFYVALKLGLLDADQSKVPYTGIGVTDTVSPWNKQDTKAFVRKVTAKSVVLLKNTAGLLPLNKSKIKSIAVIGPRANEVLLDWYSGTPPYAVSILQGIKNAVGKDIEVFYAPSDEMDKATLAARKADVAIVCVGNHPYGTDARWKISPVPSDGREAVDRKSITLEQEDLVKLVMQANPKTVMVLVSNFPFAINWSQENVPAILHVTNNSQELGNGLADVIFGDVSPAGRTTQTWVKSITDLPPMMDYDIRHGRTYQYFKSKPLYPFGFGLSYTSFEYSGLETSNPTLTDSIFVSVKVKNIGKRDGDEVIQLYVSYPDSKVERPMKQLKGFKRVFIPAGKSKTVEIPLKASDVAYWDIAKHAFVTEKSKLKLMIGSSSADIKLTKVLPLTPKGE from the coding sequence ATGAAAACCCACACTATTCTTTTGATCTTTGCACTGTCCTTGATGAGGTTACAGGCAGTTTCTCAAACAACTTTTCCTTTTCAGAATACCGGTTTACCAGACAATGAACGACTGGATAATCTCCTTTCGTTGATGACGCTGGACGAAAAAGTAAATGCGCTTTCTACAAATCTGGGAGTTCCGCGTCTCGGAATTCGTAACACAGGACATTCCGAAGGATTACACGGGATGGCTCTTGGCGGTCCCGGAAATTGGGGCGGTTCGGAAAGAGGTGTTGCCAAAACCTACCCAACTACGATTTTTCCTCAGGCTTACGGACTCGGCGAAACCTGGGATACGGAATTGATTCAGAAAGTAGCCGATATTGAGGCTACCGAAATCCGGTTTTATGCCCAAAATGCAAATCTCCAAAAAGGAGGAATGGTGATGCGTGCTCCCAATGCCGATCTGGCTCGTGATCCACGGTGGGGACGTACCGAAGAGAGCTATGGTGAAGATGCATTTTTGGGGTCACGACTCACAGTAGCATTTGTCAAAGGGCTGCAAGGCAATGACCCGAAATACTGGAAATCTGCATCACTTATGAAACATTTCCTGGCCAATAGCAACGAAGATGGTCGAGATTCTACTTCGTCCAATTTCGACGAACGACTTTTCCGCGAATATTATTCTTTCCCATTTTATAAAGGCATTACCGAAGGTGGTTCTCGGGCTTTTATGGCATCGTACAATGCCTGGAATGGTGTGCCAATGACTGTAAATCCGATATTGAAAAAGATTGCACGCGACGAATGGGGCAATAATGGCATTATCTGTACCGATGGTGGTGCGCTTTCGTTGTTGGTGAATGCACATCATGCATTTCCTACATTGACTGAAGGTGCAGCAGCTGTGGTGAAAGCTTCGGTGGGGCAGTTTTTGGATAACTTCAGATCATACATTTACGAGGCATTAAAAAAAGGGTTGCTAACCGAAAAAAATATTGACAATGTCATCCGTGGAAATTTCTACGTAGCATTGAAACTGGGATTGCTGGATGCCGATCAATCGAAAGTGCCGTACACCGGCATTGGTGTAACCGATACTGTTTCACCCTGGAATAAGCAGGATACGAAAGCTTTCGTCCGAAAAGTAACGGCTAAATCGGTTGTTTTACTCAAAAATACTGCCGGGTTATTGCCATTAAACAAATCAAAAATCAAATCCATAGCTGTTATCGGACCTCGTGCCAATGAGGTGTTGCTCGATTGGTACAGCGGAACGCCACCTTACGCAGTAAGTATTTTACAGGGGATAAAAAATGCTGTTGGAAAAGACATAGAGGTTTTCTATGCACCTTCCGACGAAATGGATAAAGCAACCCTGGCTGCCCGAAAAGCCGATGTGGCAATTGTTTGTGTCGGCAACCATCCGTATGGAACCGATGCACGTTGGAAAATATCTCCCGTACCAAGTGATGGTCGAGAAGCTGTCGATCGTAAATCCATAACATTGGAACAGGAAGATTTAGTAAAGCTGGTCATGCAGGCTAATCCTAAAACAGTGATGGTGTTGGTCAGCAATTTTCCGTTTGCTATCAATTGGTCGCAAGAAAACGTACCCGCTATTCTGCACGTAACTAACAACAGTCAGGAATTAGGCAATGGTTTGGCGGATGTCATTTTTGGTGATGTAAGCCCAGCCGGTCGTACAACGCAAACCTGGGTGAAAAGCATTACCGACCTTCCACCGATGATGGATTACGATATTCGTCATGGCAGAACATACCAATACTTCAAAAGCAAACCGCTTTATCCTTTCGGATTTGGGTTGAGTTATACTTCGTTTGAATATTCTGGATTGGAAACTTCAAACCCAACGCTTACCGACTCAATTTTTGTTTCTGTAAAGGTAAAAAATATTGGGAAACGAGATGGTGATGAAGTGATCCAACTCTATGTTTCTTATCCCGATTCCAAAGTGGAACGCCCAATGAAACAACTGAAAGGATTTAAAAGGGTATTTATTCCTGCCGGCAAATCGAAAACGGTAGAAATTCCATTGAAAGCATCGGATGTAGCGTATTGGGATATAGCAAAACATGCTTTTGTGACTGAAAAGAGCAAGCTGAAGTTGATGATCGGAAGTTCATCGGCTGATATAAAACTGACAAAAGTATTACCCCTAACCCCAAAAGGGGAATAA
- a CDS encoding outer membrane beta-barrel protein encodes MKKICSLIIILSAFHFAASAQYTQGKIYIDGSVNYNNDNMSIATLKVGEATKTTSNNLTISPNIGYFVSDNFAIGIGLEYISLSSSNTALTGIEFDYIKKNLVNKIIDESSSKWKELAPTLFAKYIIPVSDKLSFSLKAKFSHGLLTDDIAINSTTINYDDKGSVSSQTSSTVVSEKPSKQTNRFSISPEFQYLITNKIGLQINFTGFSYNSIPVINPSFEQKDDGNFYHVVNYGTQKTTSFTINPSSWSFGVFFLLGKGSESKEIKTGE; translated from the coding sequence ATGAAGAAAATTTGTAGTCTAATTATTATTTTATCAGCATTCCATTTTGCAGCTTCGGCTCAGTATACTCAAGGAAAAATTTACATTGATGGAAGTGTAAATTACAATAATGACAATATGAGTATTGCTACATTAAAAGTCGGAGAGGCAACAAAAACAACATCGAATAATCTTACTATTTCTCCAAATATAGGCTATTTCGTTTCAGATAATTTTGCAATTGGTATAGGTTTGGAATATATATCTTTATCTAGTTCAAATACAGCACTCACAGGTATTGAATTTGATTATATTAAAAAGAATTTAGTGAATAAAATTATAGATGAATCATCAAGTAAGTGGAAAGAATTAGCTCCTACGCTTTTTGCCAAGTATATTATTCCTGTTTCAGACAAATTGAGTTTCTCGTTGAAGGCTAAGTTTTCACACGGGTTACTAACAGACGATATAGCGATTAATTCAACAACAATTAATTATGACGATAAAGGGTCTGTTTCAAGTCAAACAAGTAGTACGGTTGTAAGTGAAAAACCATCGAAACAAACCAATCGTTTTAGCATTTCACCTGAATTTCAATATCTTATAACTAACAAAATCGGCTTGCAGATAAATTTCACCGGATTTAGTTATAATTCAATTCCAGTAATCAATCCTAGTTTTGAGCAAAAGGATGACGGCAATTTTTATCATGTGGTGAACTATGGCACACAAAAAACAACAAGCTTTACTATTAATCCTTCTTCGTGGAGTTTTGGTGTATTTTTTCTATTGGGAAAAGGAAGCGAATCAAAAGAAATAAAGACCGGCGAATAA